The proteins below come from a single Cumulibacter manganitolerans genomic window:
- the mftA gene encoding mycofactocin precursor MftA (Mycofactocin is a small molecule electron carrier derived from the final two amino acids, Val-Tyr, of MftA, the mycofactocin precursor. It plays a role in redox homeostasis and the metabolism of alcohols and aldehydes in Actinobacteria, including Mycobacterium tuberculosis.) gives MADDTLTELVEEDTLVEEVSIDGMCGVY, from the coding sequence GTGGCCGACGACACCCTCACCGAGCTCGTCGAGGAGGACACCCTCGTCGAAGAGGTGTCCATCGACGGCATGTGCGGCGTCTACTAG
- the mftR gene encoding mycofactocin system transcriptional regulator (MftR, the mycofactocin system transcriptional regulator, is an uncharacterized TetR family DNA-binding transcription factor. Its role is inferred by context. It occurs as part of the biosynthesis locus for mycofactocin, a partially characterized electron carrier derived from the terminal Val-Tyr dipeptide of the precursor peptide MftA, through a radical SAM enzyme-mediated process.), with product MKIDESRAPARPGRRPSTSHEKIEAVGLRLFAERGFDHVAVDDIAAEVGIGRRTLFRYFPSKNDIVWGSFDDHLEDWAAWLASETGELPLLQAIRAGVVHFNTFSDEVLASHRVRMSLILNNPVLQAHATLRYGKWRAVVARLAADRLGCAPEDFTPMVVGHIALGAALASYEQWLREPGSDLVDLLDRALGLLADSVSLPGVPSLSLDAPPREG from the coding sequence GTGAAGATCGACGAGAGCCGGGCACCTGCGCGCCCGGGGCGCCGCCCGTCGACCAGCCACGAGAAGATCGAGGCTGTGGGGCTGCGGCTGTTCGCCGAGCGCGGCTTCGACCACGTCGCCGTGGACGACATCGCCGCGGAGGTGGGGATCGGCCGGCGCACGCTGTTTCGCTACTTCCCGTCGAAGAACGACATCGTGTGGGGCTCGTTCGACGACCACCTCGAGGACTGGGCGGCCTGGCTGGCCAGCGAGACCGGCGAGCTGCCGCTGCTGCAGGCGATCCGCGCCGGGGTCGTGCACTTCAACACCTTCAGCGACGAGGTCCTCGCCAGCCACCGCGTGCGGATGTCGCTGATCCTGAACAACCCGGTGCTGCAGGCGCACGCGACACTGCGCTACGGGAAGTGGCGGGCCGTCGTCGCCCGGCTGGCCGCCGACCGGCTGGGCTGCGCTCCGGAGGACTTCACGCCCATGGTGGTCGGGCACATCGCGCTGGGCGCCGCGCTCGCCTCCTACGAGCAGTGGCTGCGCGAGCCGGGCTCGGACCTGGTCGACCTCCTGGACCGGGCCCTCGGCCTGCTCGCCGACTCGGTCAGCCTGCCCGGCGTCCCGTCACTGTCCCTCGACGCGCCGCCCCGGGAGGGCTAG
- the mftC gene encoding mycofactocin radical SAM maturase (MftC is a radical SAM/SPASM enzyme that catalyzes the first two steps in biosynthesis of the electron carrier mycofactocin from the terminal Val-Tyr dipeptide of the precursor peptide MftA.), which translates to MSLVKQFELGLDAPICLTWELTYACNLACVHCLSSSGKRDPNELSTAEAKAVIDELQRMQVFYVNIGGGEPTIRPDFWELVDYATSHQVGVKFSTNGYRITPQVAQRLAASDYVDVQISLDGADSGINDDVRGAGSFDTAIRAMENLKAAGFKGFKLSVVCTRFNIPQLDEFKAIADRYDAQLRLTRLRPSGRGADTWDELHPLPHQQKELYDWLMAHGDDVLTGDSFFHLAAYGEALPGLNLCGAGRVVCLIDPVGDVYACPFAIHDNFLAGNVRDEGGFAGVWRESELFRELREPQTGGACASCEFFDSCRGGCMAAKFFTGLPLDGPDPECVQGYGESLLDGRGEISLPKPSVDHSKKSKRGSGPVPVTIGRRPPVSACAEDPLAGFQAPARV; encoded by the coding sequence ATGAGTCTCGTGAAGCAGTTCGAGCTCGGCCTCGACGCCCCCATCTGCCTGACGTGGGAGCTCACCTATGCCTGCAACCTGGCGTGCGTGCACTGCCTGTCCAGCTCCGGCAAGCGCGACCCCAACGAGCTGAGCACCGCCGAGGCCAAGGCGGTCATCGACGAGCTGCAGCGGATGCAGGTGTTCTACGTGAACATCGGCGGTGGCGAGCCGACGATCCGGCCGGACTTCTGGGAGCTCGTCGACTACGCGACCAGCCACCAGGTCGGCGTGAAGTTCTCCACGAACGGCTACCGGATCACCCCGCAGGTCGCGCAGCGGCTGGCGGCCTCCGACTACGTCGACGTGCAGATCTCCCTCGACGGCGCCGACTCCGGGATCAACGACGACGTCCGTGGAGCCGGCTCGTTCGACACCGCGATCCGCGCGATGGAGAACCTCAAGGCGGCGGGCTTCAAGGGCTTCAAGCTCTCGGTCGTGTGCACCCGCTTCAACATCCCGCAGCTCGACGAGTTCAAGGCCATCGCCGACCGGTACGACGCGCAGCTGCGGCTGACCCGGCTGCGTCCCAGCGGCCGCGGCGCCGACACCTGGGACGAGCTGCATCCCCTGCCACATCAGCAGAAGGAGCTCTACGACTGGCTGATGGCGCACGGCGACGACGTCCTCACCGGCGACTCGTTCTTCCACCTCGCAGCGTACGGCGAGGCCCTGCCCGGACTGAACCTGTGCGGTGCCGGGCGCGTCGTCTGCCTGATCGACCCGGTCGGCGACGTGTACGCCTGCCCGTTCGCGATCCACGACAACTTCCTCGCCGGCAACGTCCGCGACGAGGGCGGCTTCGCCGGGGTGTGGCGCGAGTCGGAGCTGTTCCGCGAGCTGCGCGAGCCGCAGACCGGGGGCGCCTGCGCGTCCTGCGAGTTCTTCGACTCCTGCCGGGGCGGCTGCATGGCCGCGAAGTTCTTCACCGGCCTGCCGCTGGACGGTCCGGACCCCGAGTGCGTGCAGGGCTACGGCGAGTCGCTGCTCGACGGGCGCGGCGAGATCAGCCTGCCCAAGCCGAGCGTCGACCACTCCAAGAAGAGCAAGCGGGGCAGCGGTCCGGTGCCGGTCACGATCGGCCGGCGACCCCCGGTCAGCGCCTGCGCCGAGGATCCGCTCGCCGGCTTCCAGGCCCCCGCGCGCGTCTGA
- the mftB gene encoding mycofactocin biosynthesis chaperone MftB (MftB, a small protein, is a peptide chaperone that assists the radical SAM enzyme MftC in performing two modifications to the C-terminal Val-Tyr dipeptide of the mycofactocin precursor peptide, MftA. MftB's role is analogous to the role of PqqD in the biosynthesis of PQQ, a cofactor that derives entirely from a Tyr and a Glu in the precursor PqqA.): MLDSRAAWALHPAVSVRPEPFGALLYHFGNRKLSFLKDRTLLAVVNVIGEQPSLDAALDACGVEDTQRPRYLKAIQTLVASEIVVRRDATSDAKESA, from the coding sequence GTGCTCGACTCCCGTGCCGCATGGGCACTGCATCCCGCGGTGTCCGTGCGGCCCGAGCCGTTCGGGGCGCTGCTGTACCACTTCGGCAACCGCAAGCTCTCGTTCCTGAAGGACCGCACGCTGCTGGCCGTCGTCAACGTGATCGGCGAGCAGCCGTCGCTCGATGCCGCGCTGGACGCCTGCGGCGTCGAGGACACGCAGCGGCCCCGGTACCTGAAGGCCATCCAGACCCTCGTGGCGAGCGAGATCGTCGTGCGCCGCGACGCCACCAGCGACGCGAAGGAATCCGCATGA